A stretch of the Tepidisphaeraceae bacterium genome encodes the following:
- a CDS encoding PEP-CTERM sorting domain-containing protein, whose translation MSKKSCLVLSAAAALVVGGLATSATAATLTAVDDSWVSRTDFAGTPSARGASGALHAGDTVAISSGTTGTNAGNDRASIVRFDLSSLGTGPTVGTSSVSFTITGQTGTAGTAYNFNLFGVANSALEDNLNDMTYTATTSTTSALDTSGNLVRESDTNANPEIIRATQVATLALAPSTTANGTVLTFSSPALDTFLSGFTTNVNDTDDDVAFILSLTTTGANATQRFEFASSETATLSVAGPTLNVTVVPEPASLGLLGLGGLGLLRRARRA comes from the coding sequence ATGAGTAAGAAGTCTTGCCTTGTCCTGTCCGCCGCCGCCGCCCTTGTGGTAGGCGGACTCGCCACGTCTGCAACTGCGGCCACCCTCACTGCGGTGGACGACTCGTGGGTCTCCCGCACCGATTTCGCCGGAACCCCGTCAGCTCGAGGTGCTTCCGGCGCACTGCATGCCGGCGATACCGTCGCCATCTCCAGCGGCACCACCGGAACCAATGCAGGCAACGACCGCGCGAGCATCGTCCGCTTCGACCTGTCCTCGCTTGGCACCGGCCCGACCGTCGGCACGTCATCGGTTAGCTTTACGATTACCGGCCAGACGGGCACGGCCGGCACGGCATACAACTTCAACTTGTTCGGTGTGGCGAACTCGGCGCTCGAGGACAACCTCAACGACATGACGTATACCGCCACGACGTCGACCACTTCGGCGTTGGACACGAGCGGCAATCTCGTGCGTGAGAGCGATACGAATGCGAATCCCGAAATAATTCGGGCGACGCAGGTGGCGACGCTGGCATTGGCACCTAGCACGACGGCCAACGGGACCGTACTCACATTCTCTAGCCCGGCGCTCGACACGTTCCTGAGCGGATTCACGACGAACGTGAACGATACGGACGATGACGTTGCTTTCATCCTTTCGCTCACGACGACTGGCGCTAACGCGACGCAGCGCTTCGAATTCGCCTCGAGCGAGACGGCGACCCTTTCCGTCGCCGGTCCGACCCTGAACGTCACCGTCGTCCCCGAGCCGGCCAGCCTTGGGCTGCTTGGCCTCGGTGGCCTCGGCTTGCTCCGCCGAGCGCGGCGGGCTTGA
- a CDS encoding RNA polymerase sigma factor encodes MSNADPILQQIVQRAAAGDASAFEQLCFIHHRDLHALACGMIPSDLRTLIDPEDVLQDAYYEAFRSRGNAMLENASAAYGWLAAIVRFQALGMIRAQRTLKRSGGADTTTGIIAMLDEVAQHRRTPSASAARHEAVRAVESAVDALPSEYREAIVLRYFDGHPFREVAQRMRRSEGSAMMLCNRAVKLLREQLGPETSFF; translated from the coding sequence ATGAGCAATGCGGATCCGATACTCCAGCAGATCGTCCAGCGGGCCGCCGCCGGCGATGCTAGCGCGTTCGAACAGCTCTGCTTTATCCACCACCGCGACCTTCACGCCCTAGCCTGTGGGATGATCCCCAGCGACCTGCGCACGCTCATTGACCCCGAGGACGTGCTGCAGGACGCGTATTACGAGGCGTTCCGCAGCCGGGGCAACGCCATGCTGGAGAACGCGTCGGCTGCCTACGGTTGGCTCGCAGCGATCGTGCGGTTCCAGGCGCTGGGCATGATCCGCGCGCAGCGAACGCTGAAGCGATCCGGCGGTGCCGACACGACGACGGGCATCATCGCGATGTTGGACGAGGTCGCGCAGCACCGGCGCACGCCCAGCGCCTCGGCGGCCCGGCACGAGGCGGTCCGCGCCGTCGAGTCCGCGGTTGACGCGCTGCCGTCGGAGTACCGCGAGGCGATCGTGCTGCGCTACTTCGACGGTCACCCGTTTAGGGAGGTCGCGCAGCGCATGCGTCGCTCGGAGGGCTCGGCTATGATGCTGTGCAACCGGGCGGTCAAGCTGCTGAGGGAGCAGCTCGGCCCAGAGACGTCATTCTTCTAA
- a CDS encoding type II secretion system protein, which translates to MSPSARKRSPVRPPSGFTLIELLVVIGIVVLLISVLVPAAMSARSAARDTACASNVRQVTIALINYATVHHGRFPPNGTIQVGSWADGDRIGRFIGGGTVYDGTGAITAPVLRCPADDEPILRTYAMNFWASSHRDITYLTPPLLGTFFRQGAQPSSKLILVSEGWSYLRALTVPPGYAATDIIGHRGVAPGEKFVGLAAGGFWAGRWQMVESDLAYRLHRKRGVRAAAGAAVGRVHIGYLDGHVSLKSADDLGDRVTMKSKFDSLWSPYDYDLQ; encoded by the coding sequence ATGTCGCCGTCCGCACGCAAACGCTCACCCGTTCGCCCGCCGTCCGGCTTCACGCTCATCGAGTTGCTCGTCGTCATCGGTATCGTCGTCCTGCTGATCAGCGTCCTGGTGCCCGCCGCCATGTCCGCGCGCAGCGCCGCTCGCGACACGGCGTGCGCCAGCAACGTGCGTCAGGTCACGATCGCGTTAATCAATTATGCGACGGTGCACCACGGCAGGTTCCCGCCGAACGGAACCATTCAGGTCGGCTCATGGGCCGACGGGGACCGGATCGGACGGTTCATCGGTGGCGGGACGGTCTATGACGGGACCGGGGCGATCACCGCGCCGGTCCTGCGATGTCCGGCGGACGACGAGCCGATCCTCCGCACGTACGCGATGAACTTCTGGGCGAGCTCGCATCGCGACATAACGTACCTCACGCCACCGTTGCTCGGGACGTTCTTTCGTCAGGGGGCGCAGCCCTCCTCGAAGCTGATCCTCGTGTCCGAGGGCTGGAGCTACCTCCGCGCCCTGACGGTGCCGCCCGGGTATGCCGCTACCGACATCATCGGCCATCGTGGGGTCGCGCCGGGCGAGAAGTTCGTCGGCCTTGCCGCCGGGGGCTTCTGGGCCGGACGATGGCAGATGGTAGAGTCGGACCTCGCCTACCGGTTGCACCGCAAGCGCGGCGTCCGTGCGGCCGCCGGGGCCGCGGTCGGGCGTGTCCACATCGGGTACCTCGACGGCCACGTGAGCCTCAAGTCCGCCGACGACCTCGGGGACCGCGTGACGATGAAGAGCAAGTTCGACTCGCTCTGGTCCCCGTACGACTACGACTTGCAGTGA
- a CDS encoding type II secretion system protein has protein sequence MPCIHPQSVDCPSRAAARRAGFTLVELLVVIGIIAVLISILLPAVGRARASANTVQCLSNLRQIGLAGSMYANDNKFTLRGWNLVDPSDPNSPADGRWWFGLARYLSKTGTPNLNSAGTAFEETEAIVSIMEKLACPSIDLKDGYPMLIGGVARGGVTYAVNDVFSYRVTIGARPSPIPRITQVRRATEVIYMADGWAVLRPHQNASNWSVAATQWDGRVPVRYGQGMYSAPAYSGPPNPLYARLYFPHVKNRANAVFVDGHAATLDATIGKGITRDMLDPWNVQP, from the coding sequence ATGCCATGCATTCACCCACAATCCGTTGATTGCCCGAGCCGGGCCGCCGCGCGCCGGGCGGGCTTTACGCTCGTTGAGTTGCTCGTCGTCATCGGCATCATCGCGGTGCTGATCTCCATCCTGCTGCCGGCCGTCGGCCGCGCCCGGGCCTCGGCGAACACGGTCCAGTGCCTGAGCAATCTCCGCCAGATCGGCCTGGCTGGATCCATGTACGCCAACGACAACAAGTTCACCCTTCGCGGCTGGAACCTCGTCGACCCCAGCGATCCAAACTCGCCGGCCGACGGCCGCTGGTGGTTTGGCCTTGCGCGCTACCTCAGCAAGACGGGCACGCCCAACCTCAACTCTGCCGGGACGGCCTTCGAGGAAACCGAAGCAATCGTCTCGATCATGGAGAAGCTCGCCTGCCCGTCGATTGACCTGAAGGACGGGTATCCCATGCTTATCGGCGGCGTCGCCCGAGGGGGCGTGACGTACGCGGTGAACGACGTGTTCAGCTACCGCGTAACGATCGGCGCTCGACCCTCCCCAATCCCGCGCATCACGCAGGTGCGGCGGGCGACGGAGGTGATCTATATGGCCGACGGCTGGGCCGTCCTGCGGCCACATCAGAACGCTTCGAACTGGAGCGTGGCCGCCACCCAATGGGACGGCCGCGTCCCCGTGCGGTACGGCCAAGGCATGTACTCGGCACCCGCGTACAGCGGCCCGCCGAATCCGCTTTACGCGCGCCTGTATTTCCCCCACGTGAAGAACCGCGCGAATGCCGTCTTCGTTGACGGTCATGCCGCCACGCTGGATGCGACGATCGGCAAGGGCATCACGCGCGACATGCTCGACCCGTGGAATGTCCAACCGTGA
- a CDS encoding bifunctional serine/threonine-protein kinase/formylglycine-generating enzyme family protein yields MPEPPDAIPSTLIGARERAVTDVVLDVIARRAASEAIDDRTLIEAHPELAPELCDRLRAVRAIHRAALHAPPATATEPEPTLRQAIRGYTLDGELGAGAQGVVYAAVQESTGRRVAVKIVAGGPLLTSLHRARVDREVAVLASVDHPNVVRVTDRGRTADGSFYFAMDLIDGLPLDEWLAVTRSDPGRGPDEYVREVLRVIRTTALAAHEVHELGIVHRDLKPSNVRVDRHGAPHILDFGFARLSPVTGDAPGATAATMTGQIIGSLPWASPEQAAGRVVEVGPASDVYALAVMLYHGLAGDFPYPVVGSVAEVVANITTRSPSRAARLDYYGRRRPFPGQLWALLERALAKAPGLRYPTALAFAEDIERFLDGRPVMAGVGPTAKRRQRIFATVLATVGLSVVVAVAAVYLRPPPFEPFDRPSFTNAMGMAFIRVGATPVTLGSPFEELGREQNENETVVRVDRPYWIGTTEVTRGQYRSVMGDLPPGAPQVSDDNPVTAVTHAQAEAFCRELSARDGRTYRLPREAEWELACRAGMTGPFAGTGVAEDVAWFAANAKGALQPVARRTPNHWRIFDMHGNAAEWCADAYGPRHPTDRSADLRMVTRVVRGGSVADDRSAIRSAARRSRFPGTADSLTGFRVVAEDRLPESP; encoded by the coding sequence ATGCCTGAACCGCCCGACGCCATACCATCGACCCTCATCGGCGCGCGCGAGCGCGCGGTGACTGACGTCGTCCTGGACGTGATCGCACGCCGAGCCGCCAGCGAGGCGATCGACGACCGCACGCTCATCGAGGCGCACCCCGAGCTGGCCCCAGAACTCTGCGACCGGCTGCGCGCCGTCCGCGCGATCCACCGTGCTGCATTGCACGCTCCGCCAGCCACCGCGACCGAGCCCGAGCCGACCTTGCGTCAGGCGATCCGCGGTTACACGTTGGACGGCGAGCTCGGCGCCGGCGCTCAGGGTGTCGTATACGCTGCCGTGCAGGAATCGACCGGGCGGCGCGTCGCGGTCAAGATCGTCGCTGGCGGGCCGCTACTCACGTCCCTACACCGCGCGCGGGTCGACCGGGAGGTGGCCGTGCTCGCGTCGGTCGACCACCCAAATGTCGTCCGGGTCACCGACCGCGGGCGGACGGCCGACGGGTCGTTCTACTTCGCGATGGATCTGATCGACGGCCTGCCGCTGGACGAATGGCTGGCAGTGACCCGTTCCGATCCGGGCCGCGGGCCCGACGAGTACGTCCGGGAGGTGCTGCGCGTCATCCGCACGACCGCGCTGGCCGCACACGAGGTCCACGAGCTGGGCATCGTGCACCGTGACCTGAAGCCGTCGAACGTCCGCGTGGACCGGCACGGGGCGCCGCACATACTCGACTTCGGCTTCGCGCGGCTCTCGCCCGTGACGGGTGACGCGCCGGGCGCGACGGCGGCGACCATGACCGGCCAGATCATCGGATCGCTGCCGTGGGCGAGCCCTGAGCAGGCGGCCGGTCGCGTGGTCGAGGTCGGGCCGGCGAGCGACGTGTACGCGCTGGCCGTGATGCTGTACCACGGGTTGGCCGGCGACTTTCCGTACCCCGTCGTAGGCTCGGTCGCCGAGGTCGTTGCCAACATAACGACGCGATCGCCAAGCCGAGCGGCCCGGCTGGACTACTACGGACGCCGCAGGCCGTTCCCGGGGCAGTTGTGGGCCCTATTGGAGCGGGCTCTCGCGAAGGCACCCGGTCTCCGGTACCCGACCGCGTTGGCGTTCGCGGAGGACATCGAGCGTTTCCTCGACGGCCGGCCGGTCATGGCCGGCGTCGGCCCGACGGCGAAGCGTCGGCAACGGATCTTTGCGACGGTCCTCGCGACGGTCGGCTTATCGGTCGTCGTGGCGGTGGCAGCGGTCTACCTCCGCCCGCCCCCGTTCGAGCCGTTCGACCGACCAAGCTTCACCAACGCCATGGGGATGGCGTTCATCCGCGTTGGCGCCACACCGGTGACGCTCGGCAGTCCGTTCGAGGAGCTGGGTCGTGAGCAAAACGAGAACGAGACGGTGGTCCGCGTCGACCGGCCGTACTGGATCGGCACGACCGAGGTGACGCGCGGCCAGTACCGCAGCGTGATGGGCGATCTCCCTCCGGGTGCGCCGCAGGTGAGCGATGACAACCCCGTGACGGCGGTTACTCATGCGCAGGCGGAGGCGTTCTGCCGAGAGCTGAGCGCGCGGGACGGGCGAACCTACCGCCTGCCGCGCGAGGCAGAATGGGAACTCGCCTGCCGCGCCGGTATGACTGGTCCGTTCGCGGGGACTGGCGTCGCCGAGGATGTCGCCTGGTTCGCCGCCAACGCCAAGGGGGCGCTGCAGCCGGTCGCGCGGCGCACGCCAAACCACTGGCGGATCTTCGACATGCACGGCAATGCGGCCGAATGGTGCGCCGACGCCTACGGGCCGAGGCACCCGACCGATCGGTCGGCCGACCTGCGCATGGTGACCCGGGTCGTGCGCGGCGGCAGCGTCGCCGACGACCGTTCGGCGATCCGCTCTGCGGCCCGCCGGTCGAGGTTCCCCGGCACCGCCGATTCCCTCACCGGGTTTCGCGTCGTGGCCGAGGACCGCCTGCCCGAGTCGCCGTAA